In Candidatus Neomarinimicrobiota bacterium, a genomic segment contains:
- a CDS encoding glycosyltransferase family 9 protein, which yields MKKSLKNINPEHILIIQTAFIGDVIMSTPLIQAVCDRWPDSEVDILTRPESAILFSKHPRIRRIYTLDKSGQQRKYESLTDKIRELRPNNYDIAFSIQSSLTSSLLMLLCRINIRVGFYRQKLINVKIHPPKGLHVRKRYLTMIEPFTDKTYSDETHLYLGTKDKQKADNIVGKIKKNREILIGFAPGSVRETKKWPASYWTELLILLENKGYEIVFLGSPSERELCASIIHNAGLKAWNAAGELNLLESAALIHKLDLLVCNDSAPLHMGNAVKTPVYAFFGPTVKAFGCYPYREYDKILEIDLPCRPCGKHGHDRCPLRHFKCMMEQYPGDIAELIFERFKHESKT from the coding sequence ATGAAGAAATCTTTAAAAAATATTAATCCGGAACACATTCTGATCATTCAGACTGCCTTTATCGGGGATGTGATCATGTCCACCCCCTTGATACAGGCGGTGTGTGACCGGTGGCCCGATTCTGAAGTGGATATTCTAACCCGGCCGGAATCAGCGATACTCTTTTCAAAACATCCAAGAATCCGACGGATTTATACCCTGGATAAATCCGGGCAGCAGAGAAAATATGAATCACTCACGGATAAGATTCGTGAACTTCGCCCCAATAACTATGATATTGCTTTTTCCATTCAGAGCAGCTTGACTTCATCTCTGCTTATGCTTTTATGCCGGATAAATATCCGGGTGGGTTTTTACAGGCAGAAACTGATTAACGTGAAAATCCATCCTCCTAAAGGACTGCATGTCCGGAAACGGTATCTGACCATGATTGAGCCCTTTACCGATAAGACCTATTCGGATGAGACCCACTTGTATCTGGGCACAAAGGACAAACAAAAAGCGGACAACATTGTCGGTAAAATAAAAAAGAACAGGGAAATTTTAATTGGATTCGCCCCGGGTTCGGTCAGGGAAACCAAGAAGTGGCCGGCTTCTTACTGGACGGAATTGCTTATCCTCCTGGAAAATAAGGGGTATGAAATTGTGTTTCTCGGAAGTCCGTCTGAACGGGAACTTTGTGCATCGATCATCCACAATGCCGGATTGAAGGCCTGGAATGCCGCCGGTGAGCTGAATCTTCTGGAATCTGCAGCACTTATTCATAAACTGGATCTTCTGGTGTGCAATGACAGTGCCCCCCTGCACATGGGGAATGCAGTGAAAACACCGGTTTACGCCTTTTTCGGTCCAACGGTGAAAGCTTTTGGCTGTTATCCTTACCGCGAATATGATAAAATTCTGGAAATTGACCTGCCTTGCCGTCCCTGCGGAAAACATGGACATGACCGGTGTCCCCTCAGACATTTTAAATGCATGATGGAACAATATCCCGGTGATATTGCAGAACTGATTTTTGAAAGGTTTAAACATGAATCAAAAACCTGA
- a CDS encoding glycosyltransferase family 4 protein, whose protein sequence is MKGRIIHIDTAKSWRGGQQQVAYLHEGVIQRGIDSLMVCPEHSVMASWCRERRLPVQTLPLCCEADIVSALRLGRFVRKTGRCILHAHNAHALSIALMTKLRVKRQAAVIASRRVDFPLKIHAPAQWKYRTALLDRIICISHEIQRIMQSHGISEDKLIVIPSGIDIHKFDSVDQSPTFREEWNIPPHHKIVCTVAALTGHKDYPTFLESARLVLMTYSEVTFLAVGEGKQAEEIKSLAEKKGLEKHFIFTGFRTDVGRFLKNSDLFVMASKKEGLGTSILDAETAGLAVIGTDAGGIPEVIRHGENGFIVPRQQPKALSDAILTLLRDDEKRKMFGEKSLAFVRNFDISFTVQKHIKLYEEIFKKY, encoded by the coding sequence ATGAAGGGACGGATCATTCATATCGACACGGCAAAAAGCTGGCGTGGGGGACAGCAACAGGTGGCATATCTCCATGAAGGAGTCATTCAAAGGGGAATAGATTCCCTGATGGTTTGCCCGGAGCATTCTGTCATGGCTTCATGGTGCCGGGAGCGCCGGCTTCCCGTCCAAACCCTTCCCCTGTGTTGTGAAGCGGATATTGTATCGGCCCTGCGGTTGGGACGATTTGTCAGAAAGACAGGACGGTGTATACTCCATGCTCATAACGCCCATGCTTTGAGCATTGCCCTGATGACCAAATTGCGGGTTAAAAGACAAGCGGCCGTCATTGCTTCCCGGCGGGTTGATTTTCCATTGAAAATTCATGCCCCGGCTCAATGGAAATACAGGACTGCTCTTCTGGACCGGATCATCTGCATCAGTCATGAAATCCAACGGATCATGCAGAGTCACGGAATCTCTGAAGACAAACTGATTGTTATCCCGTCCGGTATTGATATTCACAAATTTGATTCTGTTGATCAAAGTCCGACTTTTCGGGAGGAATGGAATATCCCGCCGCATCATAAGATTGTATGCACCGTGGCTGCTTTGACTGGTCATAAAGATTATCCTACTTTTCTTGAATCCGCAAGGCTTGTTCTGATGACATATTCTGAGGTGACTTTTTTAGCCGTCGGTGAGGGGAAACAGGCTGAAGAGATTAAATCTCTCGCTGAAAAGAAGGGTTTAGAAAAGCATTTCATTTTTACCGGATTCAGGACAGATGTGGGCCGGTTTCTGAAAAACAGCGATCTTTTTGTTATGGCATCCAAAAAGGAAGGACTCGGGACATCGATTCTGGACGCGGAAACTGCCGGGTTGGCGGTTATTGGTACGGATGCAGGCGGTATTCCGGAAGTTATCCGTCACGGGGAAAACGGATTCATTGTACCCCGGCAACAACCGAAAGCTCTCTCCGATGCTATTCTTACACTTCTCCGGGATGATGAAAAAAGAAAGATGTTCGGGGAAAAAAGCCTGGCGTTTGTCAGGAACTTTGATATTTCATTTACTGTGCAAAAACATATCAAGTTATATGAAGAAATCTTTAAAAAATATTAA